A region of the Stieleria neptunia genome:
GATCGGGAACGTTGCCGATGCCGCCCAAGCCTGTCGCGTAGCGACCGGTCAGCACTTGTTCCAGCACGGTGACGGGCTGGTTCAAGTAGTTTCGCGGCGCGATCGCTTTGGCGATTTCTTTGCGGTTGGACTTGTCCGACGCATAGGCCGTCGCGTCGACGATCGAGCGGAACAGTGCCAGGAACGTGTTGGGGTGTGTGTGGGCGAACTCTTGCGAGATCGCAAACGCACAACAGGGATGTCCTTCCCAGATTTCTTTGGAAAGCTTGAAAATGAACCCCGCATTTTCGTACACCGCCCGCTGGTTGAACGGATCCGGGGCCAAGTACCCGTCGACGTTGCCGGCTTTCAAATTCGCCACCATCTCCGGCGGCGGAACCACGCGGATTTGCACGTCTTTGTCCGGATGCAATCCTCCTTCGGCGAGGTAATAGCGAAGCAGGTAATTGTGCATGGAATATTCAAAGGGCACGCAGAACCGAAAACCTTTCATGTCCTGAGCGGTTCTGACGCCCTTGTGCTTGTTGGCCAGCGTGATCGCTTGACCGTTGATGTTCTCAACCGCCGGCATATAGAACGGAACCTTGGGCGATCCGGCACCGAGGGTGATCGACAGTGGCATCGGCGACAGCATGTGCGCCGCGTCGACTTCTTTGGTGATCGCCCAGTCACGGACCATCGCCCAGCCGCTGGCGCGTCGCACCTTCGCATTCAGACCGTGTTTTTCATAGAACCCCATCGGCTCGGCCATGATGATGGGCGTGGCGCAGGTGATCGGGATAAAGCCGATCGAAAGATCCGGTTTTTCGATCTTGCCGATTTCCATCGCCATCGCTTTGGCCGTGTCCAAAGGAAACATGCCGCGGACGATTTCAGCGACCACACCGGCCCCCGCAGCCGCCAGTACCTTCCGCCGCGAAACATCACTCTGCCCAAAGATCGCCTTGACCACCGCCGTTTCGACCGCGCGGCTCATCGCGTCTTCGGACGACAGTGTCGCTTGCGTGACGTCATGGTCGGTGTTGCGCTGCTCGTCTTGTTCGTGGCATTCTTGTTCGTGGCATCTCTCTTGATGGCATCTCTCTCGATGGCACTGCGATGGAGAGGCCGGTTCGCGATGCGAGTGCCCATGGCCGCATCCCGCGTGGTGTTGATGTTCAAGCGATTGATCGGGATCAAAGGGATCACGCCGAAAGACACTCATGGTTAGATTCCTTGGAATGCGAAGATTCGAGCAGCAGCGCGCTGGCTCGCGATGGCGGAAGGGTCCGCGGTTTAGAAAGTCGGAACGACGTAGTGCGCATCCGCTTGTTTTTGATCGCTCAAAACATCCGATCACTCCGATGCTTCGCTGGCGAAATCACGTCGCAACAGTTGTGCCAATCCACTCTTGGGATCACACGGATCGGGGAGTGAACTCCGATGAATCGCTTGTTTGTCAATGATTTGTCGATGTCGACGGCAGAAAAAATCGGTTCGGTTTCGTGTTCCACTCAATCGGTCTGGCAGCACCGCTGCGTAAGGTCGGTGCAGGGCTGCTTGCGGAGCGTGCAATGCATGACGAAGGACCGGTCAGACGAAGCACCGGTCAACCGGCCAAACGCTTGACCGCGATTGCACCTTGGTTGCCAAAACACAAAATCAATCACGTGGCCCGGATTGATCGGTCTCTGGATGAATGGTCTGCCGGGAATCCGTTAGAATTGCCTCAGCTCGATTCCCCACGTCCGGAGACAACCATGATTTCCCGCAAGACTTTGTGCTCGATCACAGCCTGTGGGCTGTGTTGGATGGTTTTGTTGATGCCATCCGTTTCGTCGGCACAAACCGCCGAAAAACTGTCCAGCCAGTACATCCCGGACGACGCGGTCGCCGCCGGGTTTCTTTCTCCGCGCCAAATGCTGACTTCACCAGAGTGGGAATTGGCCCCGATCGAAGTCGCGCAAGCCGCGGGCATGCAGTATGTCGGCGTCGACCCGCTGAATATCGACGATGTCAAAGTCATCGTCGGCATGCCCGGCCCGATGGGCCCGCAGGCCGGCGCGGTGATTCAGTTCAACGTCGACACCGGCATCGGTCAATTGAACCCGATGATTCTCAATGAGCTTGAAGCGAAACAAGTCGACGGGCTGGAGGTCTACGAGAGTCGACGCCCGCCGATCGTTCGGCTTCATCAAGCCGGTCCACGCACGATTCTGGTCGGCAGCGGAGGCTACCTGACAAAGATGCTGGCCGCCGGTGAGGGTGGGACCGGGCAAGTGCCAAGTCTGGTTTCACGGATCCCGCGCCGAAACGGTGTCACACTGGTCGCCGGGATGCAA
Encoded here:
- a CDS encoding CmpA/NrtA family ABC transporter substrate-binding protein, translating into MSVFRRDPFDPDQSLEHQHHAGCGHGHSHREPASPSQCHRERCHQERCHEQECHEQDEQRNTDHDVTQATLSSEDAMSRAVETAVVKAIFGQSDVSRRKVLAAAGAGVVAEIVRGMFPLDTAKAMAMEIGKIEKPDLSIGFIPITCATPIIMAEPMGFYEKHGLNAKVRRASGWAMVRDWAITKEVDAAHMLSPMPLSITLGAGSPKVPFYMPAVENINGQAITLANKHKGVRTAQDMKGFRFCVPFEYSMHNYLLRYYLAEGGLHPDKDVQIRVVPPPEMVANLKAGNVDGYLAPDPFNQRAVYENAGFIFKLSKEIWEGHPCCAFAISQEFAHTHPNTFLALFRSIVDATAYASDKSNRKEIAKAIAPRNYLNQPVTVLEQVLTGRYATGLGGIGNVPDRIDFDPMPWHSMAVWILTQMKRWKHVDTDFDYKTVAEEVYMATKCNELASEMGYEDRTKTYTKHVIMGKEFDPAKPDEYLASFPINNL